In the genome of Bradyrhizobium sp. CB3481, the window GCCCAAACCGGCCCGCGCGATGGCGCGGCAGGCACAGGGCTGTCGTTGACGGGCCTCCCGCTGGCAGGCACTTTGCCGCCCATTGGTCGCCGCTGCGGCTCGACCGCCGTTTTAACATTTAAGCCTTGTTGTACCGTCAGGCCCCTCATCGATGTCCAAGCGGCTCATTCTCTCGGCACTGACCCAGTTCACGGCCAGGGCGGCAGGCCGCAACATGAGCTCCGCGGCCTATGTCGCGGTTGCCGCCGGCGTCGCCGCGATGGCAGTGCTGACGTCCGGCCCGGCCTACGAGGCGGCGCATCATTGGATCGACGCGGTGCTATGGGCATGCCTTGCCTATTTCGTGTTCGAATGGCTGGTGCGGCTGCGGCACATGGCGCGGCAGGACCGGCTGTCGCTCTATCTGCTTTCCTCAAGCGGAGTGGTCGACGCGATCGGGGCCCTTGCCGTGCCGCTCGCGCTTGTCGCAGGCGTCGAGCCGAGGACGGCGTGGCTACTCAGCATCCTCTGGGTGCTGAAGGTGGTGCCGGGCATCCCCGGACTGCGACAACTGCGCCGCGTGCTGGTGCTGGAATCCGGGCCGCTGCTCAGCGTGCTCGTGATCTTCCTGATGGTGGTGTTCCTGGCTTCCGTTGCGGAGTATTTTTTGGAGCGCGACGTGCAGCCGGCTACCTTCGGCAGCGTGCCGTCGGCGCTGTGGTGGGCGGTGGTGACGCTGACCACGACCGGTTATGGCGACGTCGTGCCGATCACGCCGCTCGGCCGGATGGTCGCGGCGCTGGTCATGATCTCCGGCCTCGGCGTGTTCGGACTCTGGACCGGTATTCTGGCGACCGGCTTTGCCGCCGAGACCCGCCGCGACAATTTTTTGAAGACCTGGGAGACCGTCAGCAAGGTGCCGTTCTTTGCGACCCTGGGTCCGTCGGCGATCGCCGACGTCACCCACGTGCTGCGAACGATGGACCTGCCGGCGCGCACCATGATCATCCGCAAGGGCCAGCAGGGCGACTGCATGTATTTCATCGCCGCCGGCGAAGCCGAGGTCGAACTGCCGGGCAAGAAGGTGGCGCTCGGCGAAGGCGCATTCTTCGGCGAGATGGCGCTGCTCGGCAACAGCGTGCGCGGCGCCAATGTCACGACCACCAAGGTGACGCGGCTGCTGGTGCTCGACCTCGTCGACTTTCGCCTCCTGATGGCGCGGCATCCCGATCTCGCCGAGACGATCGACGCCGAGGCGAAGCGGCGCGCGCAAGAGAACAAGTAACAAGAAAGGAAGCCGTCATTGCGAGGAGCGATGCGACGAAGCAATCCATCTATCGCCGGGCTGAGCTATCGATTGCTTCGCGGAGCCTGTCATCGGGCGCGCATTTCGCGCGACCCGTTGGCTCGCAATGACGACTGAAACCATGGAGAAAATAATGCCCGATTCAGCGAGCGCGCCCATCCTCGAGATCAGCGGCGCGCGCGCCACCATCCGCCTCAACCGGCCACAGCACCTGAACCGGCTGCAGAGCGAGGACCTCGGCGAGCTCACAAGACTGTTCGACCGGATCGAGGCCGACCGCGCGATCCGCGTGTTGGTCCTGACCGGCACCGGCCGCGCCTTCAGCGCGGGCTATGATCTCAATTCGGTGGCGGACCGCGCTACCAGCGAGAAGGAGCAGCAGAGCGCAGGCTCGGCGTTCGAGGTCGTCGTCAATCGTCTGGAGGATCTCGGCGTGCCGACGATCTGTCGGCTCAATGGCGGCGTCTATGGCGGCTCGACCGACCTCGCGCTGGCCTGCGATTTCCGCATCGGCGTCGACAGCGCCGAGATGTTCATGCCAGCGGCCCGGCTCGGGCTGCACTATTACCCTGGTGGCATCAAGCGCTACGTCTCACGGCTCGGCGTGGACAACGCAAAGAAGCTGTTTCTGACCGCGCAAAAAATCACCGCGCCCGAAATGCTGCGGATCGGCTATCTCACCGCCATGGTGCCGGCCGAAGCACTGGACGAGGAAGTGGATCGCCTCGCCGAGATCCTCGCCGGCAACGCGCCGCTCGCGATGCGCGGCATGAAGCGCGCGATCAACGAATTCGCGCGCGGCGCGCTGGACGAGGAAGCCGCCGACCGCCGCCACCGCGAAAGCATGCGCAGCGCCGAGATCAAGGAAGGCATCAAGGCGTTTGCGGAAAAGCGTCCGCCGCGGTTTTAGGCGGCTGGGCACTCCCCGGATGCCGCGCAGCGCCAACAGCGCGTTCACGCGCGTCTTTGACGCGCTATGCCTTCGCGGCGTGGTGCGCTGCTAAGCCGGGGTCCATCACGTAGGTCCCGGCTCTGCGTCGCGTCATTTCATGCCGCGCCGCGCCCGGGACATGATATTTTGCTGGATTCTCATCGCCGCGAAACAATTCTGAAACACGATTCTCCCCTTCCCGCTTGAACGCGATTTGCCGCACGGCCGACTGATGGGCAGGGACGCAACAATGGCCTCGTGCCTCGTAACTGGAGAATTTTAACGATGTTTCGCAAGATCGCCCTCGGACTGATCGCCGCCACCACTCTCACCTTCGCCGCCGCTGCGCCCGCTTCCGCCGGTGGATTTCACCATCATCACTGGGGCCATCATTGGGGCTGGGGTCCCACCATCGGCGTCGGCTTCGGCGGCGTCTATGTCGACACCGCCGTGAACGGCTGCCTGCAGCAGCGCTGGGTCGAAACCCGCCGCGGCATGCGCCTGCGCACCGTGAACGTCTGCGCCTACTGATTGAACATCTCCAGGAATCCCGGTCGCGATCCGCGGCCGGGATTTTTCCGGCTGGAGCCACGCGCTTCCGACCGATTTGACCATCGCCTGCGCCGGACATATGGTGGCGCATGCGGTGCAAGCCGCTCCCGGGCCCGCGGGAAGGGTTGAACCCACTTGCAGCTTTCGAGCGACA includes:
- a CDS encoding ion transporter, which gives rise to MSKRLILSALTQFTARAAGRNMSSAAYVAVAAGVAAMAVLTSGPAYEAAHHWIDAVLWACLAYFVFEWLVRLRHMARQDRLSLYLLSSSGVVDAIGALAVPLALVAGVEPRTAWLLSILWVLKVVPGIPGLRQLRRVLVLESGPLLSVLVIFLMVVFLASVAEYFLERDVQPATFGSVPSALWWAVVTLTTTGYGDVVPITPLGRMVAALVMISGLGVFGLWTGILATGFAAETRRDNFLKTWETVSKVPFFATLGPSAIADVTHVLRTMDLPARTMIIRKGQQGDCMYFIAAGEAEVELPGKKVALGEGAFFGEMALLGNSVRGANVTTTKVTRLLVLDLVDFRLLMARHPDLAETIDAEAKRRAQENK
- a CDS encoding enoyl-CoA hydratase/isomerase family protein codes for the protein MPDSASAPILEISGARATIRLNRPQHLNRLQSEDLGELTRLFDRIEADRAIRVLVLTGTGRAFSAGYDLNSVADRATSEKEQQSAGSAFEVVVNRLEDLGVPTICRLNGGVYGGSTDLALACDFRIGVDSAEMFMPAARLGLHYYPGGIKRYVSRLGVDNAKKLFLTAQKITAPEMLRIGYLTAMVPAEALDEEVDRLAEILAGNAPLAMRGMKRAINEFARGALDEEAADRRHRESMRSAEIKEGIKAFAEKRPPRF